The following coding sequences are from one Aeromicrobium duanguangcaii window:
- the rpmH gene encoding 50S ribosomal protein L34, protein MSKRTFQPNNRRRAKKHGFRLRMRTRAGRSILAARRRKGRDKLSA, encoded by the coding sequence GTGAGCAAGCGCACTTTCCAGCCGAACAACCGTCGCCGCGCCAAGAAGCACGGCTTCCGCCTCCGCATGCGCACGCGTGCCGGTCGCTCGATCCTCGCGGCCCGTCGCCGCAAGGGTCGCGACAAGCTCTCGGCCTGA